In Listeria cossartiae subsp. cossartiae, the DNA window ACCGTAGTAATGTACAATCTTATTAGCAAAAATTTACCAGAAAAGGTGGCACAATTACGATGAAAAAACTAAATATCAATGTGATTTTAATTTTATTAGTAATTTTGTTAATGGTAAGCCCATTTTTCTTCAATAAAACGGGCGAATACGGCGGTTCGGACGGAGAAGCAGAAGCAGAAATTACTAAAATCGATCCAAGCTATGAACCATGGTTTGAACCACTATATGAACCAAAAAGTGGCGAAATTGAAAGTTTACTATTTACGCTGCAAGGCTGTATCGGAACGGGAATTATCGCATATGTCATTGGCGTGAGTCGTGGCAAGCGGAAAGCCGAAGCCGATGTTAACCATTGATAAATACGCGTACCAAAACCGGTGGATTGCTTTTTCCCCATCAGCAAAAGCGTTATTTTATGTGGCGATTTTAATACTTGCGTTAACCGGACCCGTGCTCGCCCAAGCGATACTATTTGTATGCATGGTACCACTGACGCTCTATGTCGTAAAAATTCACTTTAAACAATATTTGAAATGGCTCCTTTTACCATTTTCATTTCTGCTTTTTAGTTTACTTTCAATTCTTATTTCGATTTCAAAAGATCCAAGCAGTTTTCTCGCTTCGATTTCGATTGGCAGCTTTTATCTCGGGATTTCTGATGTGACGATTACGACGGCGACACAAGTTTTTTTCCGAAGTATCGCTTGTTTAGCGGCAACCTATTTTTTCGTCTTAACCGTTCCCGTGGTACAATTAACAAAAGTAATGAAGCGGATTTTTATCCCCAAAGTACTGATTGAACTTACGATTTTAATTTATCGTTTTATCTTTATTTTCATAGAAGAAGCGGCGGCGATTCGAAAAGCACAGAGCCTTCGTTTCGGGTATCACGGCATAAAAAATAGTTATCGTTCATTCGGAATGCTCGTCAATACGTTATTCAATCGTGTCATGAAAAGATATAATGAAATGGTTGTAACACTTGATGTGAAGCTATATCAAGGAGAATTTCATATCTAGGAGGAAGCCAATTTGCTTAAAACAGAACATATTTCATTCCAATACGAAGATGGCAAACAAGCCTTAACGGATGTTTCAATTGATTTAGAAAAAGGCAATATTATCGGCCTTATTGGTGCGAATGGCTCCGGAAAATCGACCCTTTTTATGCAGCTACTAGGCATTAACAAGCCAACTTCTGGCAAAGTTTATTTTGATGGAAAACCACTTGCTTACAATAAAAAAGCATTATTTGCTTTGCGAAAAAAAGTGAGCATCGTTTTCCAAGATCCCGATCAGCAAATTTTTTATTCCAATGTTCGTGACGATGTGGCTTTTGCACTTAGAAATTTAGGCGTGAGCGAAAGTGAAGTGGAGTCGCGCGTGACGAATGTGCTTGAGATTGTTGGTGCAACGGAATTTCAACATAAACCAGTCCAATATTTAAGTTATGGCCAAAAAAAACGTGTCGCGATTGCCGGAGCTCTTGTTCTTGACACAGATTGGTTACTGCTAGATGAACCAACAGCTGGCCTCGATCCCATCGGTAAAAAAATCATGATGGAAATTATCGAACGTCTGGCAAATCAAGGGAAAAAGATCCTTATTTCAAGCCATGATATCGATTTAATTTATGAAATATGCGATTACGTCTATATGTTAAAAGAAGGAACTGTTCTCACAAACGGGGAAACGAGCCATGTTTTCTTAGAGAAAGAAAGTATCGAACAAGCTGGTTTGGTTCAGCCGTGGTTAATCAAATTGCACCAACAAGCTGGCTACCCACTATTCAAAAAAGAAGCCGATTTTTTCGCGCACACAGGGAAGGTGACTAAATAATGGTACAGCAAATAATGATTCAAGGCACCGCTTCTGATGCGGGAAAAAGCGTGCTCGTTGCGGGTTTATGCCGCCTATTCAAAAATAAAGGCAAGCGGGTCGTTCCGTTTAAATCGCAAAATATGTCGCTAAATTCTTTTATTACAGCGACAGGGGACGAAATGGGGCGCGCACAAGTGTTTCAAGCAGAAGCAGCTGGCGTTTTTCCCGATGTCAGGATGAATCCGGTATTACTTAAACCGACCAATGATCGCCAGTCGCAAGTCATTTTTATGGGCTCGATTTTAGACAATATGGATGCCGTGACGTACCACGATTTCAAACAAACACTTATTCCAAAAATCCAAGCAGTTTACCAGAGTTTGGCGGATGAAAATGATATCATTGTACTAGAAGGCGCCGGAAGCCCAGCCGAAATCAATTTAAACGACCGTGATATCGTGAATATGGGCATGGCAAAAATGGTCGATGCGCCCGTCGTGTTAGTAGCGGATATCGACAAAGGTGGCGTGTTTGCTTCGATTTATGGCACAATCATGCTCTTAAAAGAAGAAGAACGGGCTCGGCTCAAAGGGGTTATCATCAATAAATTCCGAGGCGATGTGGCGCTTTTACAACCGGGCATTGATATGATTGAGGAACTGACGAGTGTCCCAGTTATCGGTGTGATCCCATATGCCAATCTACAATTAGAAGAAGAGGACAGCGTGTCACTTAGTGGGAAAAATTACATGGCAGATAGCTCGGCTTTGCTTGATATCGCAATTATTTGTTTACCACGTATATCGAATTTCACAGATTTTCATATTCTAGAAATTCAACCTGACATAAGCGTGCGCTACATTCGAAACCTAGCTGATTTTGGAACCCCTGATTTAGTAATCATTCCCGGCAGTAAAAATACACTGGAAGATATGGCTTTTCTCGAAGAATCCGGTCTTAAAAAAGCAATTCAAAACTTCGCTAAAAATGCCGGAAAAGTTATTGGAATCTGCGGTGGCTATCAAATGCTCGGTCAAAAAATGCTCGATCCAAATCAAGTGGAAAGCAAACAACTCGAAATTGCTGGACTAGGTTTATTAGACACCGAAACCATTTTTCTCGACCAAAAACGCACTACCCAAATT includes these proteins:
- a CDS encoding energy-coupling factor ABC transporter substrate-binding protein produces the protein MKKLNINVILILLVILLMVSPFFFNKTGEYGGSDGEAEAEITKIDPSYEPWFEPLYEPKSGEIESLLFTLQGCIGTGIIAYVIGVSRGKRKAEADVNH
- a CDS encoding energy-coupling factor ABC transporter transmembrane protein, whose amino-acid sequence is MLTIDKYAYQNRWIAFSPSAKALFYVAILILALTGPVLAQAILFVCMVPLTLYVVKIHFKQYLKWLLLPFSFLLFSLLSILISISKDPSSFLASISIGSFYLGISDVTITTATQVFFRSIACLAATYFFVLTVPVVQLTKVMKRIFIPKVLIELTILIYRFIFIFIEEAAAIRKAQSLRFGYHGIKNSYRSFGMLVNTLFNRVMKRYNEMVVTLDVKLYQGEFHI
- a CDS encoding ATP-binding cassette domain-containing protein — its product is MLKTEHISFQYEDGKQALTDVSIDLEKGNIIGLIGANGSGKSTLFMQLLGINKPTSGKVYFDGKPLAYNKKALFALRKKVSIVFQDPDQQIFYSNVRDDVAFALRNLGVSESEVESRVTNVLEIVGATEFQHKPVQYLSYGQKKRVAIAGALVLDTDWLLLDEPTAGLDPIGKKIMMEIIERLANQGKKILISSHDIDLIYEICDYVYMLKEGTVLTNGETSHVFLEKESIEQAGLVQPWLIKLHQQAGYPLFKKEADFFAHTGKVTK
- a CDS encoding cobyric acid synthase; the encoded protein is MVQQIMIQGTASDAGKSVLVAGLCRLFKNKGKRVVPFKSQNMSLNSFITATGDEMGRAQVFQAEAAGVFPDVRMNPVLLKPTNDRQSQVIFMGSILDNMDAVTYHDFKQTLIPKIQAVYQSLADENDIIVLEGAGSPAEINLNDRDIVNMGMAKMVDAPVVLVADIDKGGVFASIYGTIMLLKEEERARLKGVIINKFRGDVALLQPGIDMIEELTSVPVIGVIPYANLQLEEEDSVSLSGKNYMADSSALLDIAIICLPRISNFTDFHILEIQPDISVRYIRNLADFGTPDLVIIPGSKNTLEDMAFLEESGLKKAIQNFAKNAGKVIGICGGYQMLGQKMLDPNQVESKQLEIAGLGLLDTETIFLDQKRTTQITGVTLSGEPVEGYEIHMGQTTRGENTNPFCEIKAVNGNQETHQDGAISANKNIIGTYIHGIFDNDIFLGNLFNELLKNKNKPFYPHEIIKLKEHKEQEYDKLAALLEANIQMDQLEKIMKGEKICVSTQKPAIKE